In Halomarina ordinaria, one genomic interval encodes:
- a CDS encoding VirB4 family type IV secretion system protein has translation MTTMRNLVLQTDSGAVGQLTEWLTNPTSAEGAALYILLAVLVGIGGKLLWDWYTEDDEEEVEFSDLLDEETIEQGAAERQLLDDIAESHKTVTAPAAIEWETRAARVGEQWTTTLYIADYPDYPNDGYLSELFEMTDVQFDLTAHITPKNQERARNELQDIADDLQVDADLEQSVRSAYLQERANEAAATYKAVENGANVFDQGMFITVRADEKEDLRDAVQKVKSALRDDPANLTPKTAICRQDLALQSAAPIGDNEFGRTSIALGGAVGALLSSPHNATILEEGGVEFGIHKDNQSPVVIDPFARDNGYAMFTVGDTGSGKSFSSKQNFIRSIEQSKDRIGIILEPLNNWAGVAEALDAKRITVGGTLGLNPLEIRETPEHVQRAMGEDASPFNEKLDDAMSFLTNFFALRGISLGDRRTTLELGLKRAYKRNGITDDISTHDNPSPTIQDMMDVFEEMVNDPEEFVVRSDEEARKIKEDATWLLDQLRPFEDDGRHANLGQESDFDIRDEKVIYLDLAQQEGSVDSSTALTMQLLISLVYERAKVSDKEVVFYIDEARYIMQDAASLAFLETVFRHHRHHDLSIRLVTQTVDEFFEHAESEAILDQCAVKQFHRLDGMDEEWADEFGLNYAQMRFVQDAVPGNEDAGFSEALVGVDGEWRGIQVKAMPKEKQVIDFEPTEQRRDSLPGTGENAVDAEVQAFQDDIESRATDNGQRPPEQTPAETDGGAAGGDGDA, from the coding sequence ATGACCACGATGCGTAACCTCGTCCTCCAGACGGACAGCGGAGCCGTCGGCCAGCTCACGGAGTGGCTCACGAACCCAACCTCAGCGGAAGGTGCGGCTCTCTACATCCTGCTCGCGGTACTGGTCGGGATCGGCGGGAAACTCCTCTGGGACTGGTACACCGAAGACGACGAGGAAGAGGTCGAGTTCTCGGATCTGCTCGACGAGGAGACCATCGAACAGGGCGCGGCCGAACGCCAGCTTCTCGACGACATCGCCGAGTCACACAAGACGGTAACCGCGCCGGCGGCGATCGAATGGGAGACGCGCGCGGCACGGGTCGGCGAGCAGTGGACGACGACGCTGTACATCGCTGACTACCCGGACTACCCCAACGACGGCTACCTCTCCGAGCTCTTCGAGATGACGGACGTGCAGTTCGATCTGACAGCCCACATCACGCCGAAGAACCAGGAGCGGGCGCGGAACGAACTGCAGGATATCGCTGACGACCTCCAGGTCGACGCTGACCTTGAACAGAGCGTGCGGAGTGCCTACCTGCAGGAACGTGCCAACGAGGCCGCAGCGACGTACAAGGCCGTCGAGAACGGCGCGAACGTCTTCGACCAGGGGATGTTCATCACTGTCCGGGCCGACGAGAAGGAGGACCTCAGGGACGCCGTCCAGAAGGTCAAGAGCGCGCTCCGTGACGACCCGGCGAACCTCACGCCGAAGACGGCGATCTGTCGGCAGGATCTCGCCCTTCAGTCAGCCGCGCCCATCGGCGACAACGAGTTCGGGCGGACGTCGATTGCGCTCGGCGGCGCCGTCGGTGCGTTGCTCTCCTCGCCGCACAACGCAACGATCCTCGAGGAGGGTGGCGTCGAGTTCGGGATTCACAAGGACAACCAGAGTCCGGTGGTCATCGACCCGTTCGCTCGGGACAACGGGTACGCGATGTTCACCGTCGGCGACACCGGCTCGGGGAAGTCGTTCAGCTCCAAGCAGAACTTCATCCGCTCCATCGAGCAGAGCAAGGACCGTATCGGCATCATCCTCGAGCCGCTGAACAACTGGGCCGGCGTCGCCGAAGCCCTCGACGCCAAACGCATCACGGTCGGCGGGACGCTCGGCTTGAACCCCTTGGAGATTCGGGAGACGCCCGAGCACGTCCAGCGGGCGATGGGCGAGGACGCCAGCCCGTTCAACGAGAAGCTCGACGACGCGATGAGCTTCCTGACGAACTTCTTCGCGCTCCGCGGCATCTCGCTGGGCGACCGCCGGACGACGCTAGAACTCGGGCTCAAGCGGGCGTACAAGCGAAACGGGATCACCGATGACATCTCGACGCACGACAATCCGAGCCCGACGATTCAGGATATGATGGACGTCTTCGAGGAGATGGTCAACGACCCCGAGGAGTTCGTCGTCCGGTCCGACGAGGAGGCCAGGAAGATCAAGGAGGACGCGACGTGGCTCCTCGACCAGCTCCGCCCCTTCGAGGACGACGGTCGCCACGCCAACCTGGGCCAAGAATCTGACTTCGACATCCGGGACGAGAAGGTCATCTACCTCGACCTCGCCCAGCAGGAGGGCAGCGTCGACAGCAGCACGGCGCTGACGATGCAGCTACTCATCTCGCTGGTGTACGAGCGGGCGAAAGTCTCGGACAAGGAGGTCGTGTTCTACATCGACGAGGCGCGCTACATCATGCAGGACGCCGCAAGCCTGGCGTTCCTCGAAACGGTATTCCGCCACCACCGACACCACGACCTCTCGATCCGGCTGGTCACGCAAACCGTCGACGAGTTCTTCGAGCACGCCGAATCTGAGGCGATCCTGGATCAGTGTGCGGTCAAACAGTTCCACCGCCTCGACGGGATGGACGAAGAGTGGGCCGACGAGTTCGGGCTGAACTACGCGCAGATGCGGTTCGTTCAGGACGCCGTTCCTGGCAACGAGGACGCCGGTTTCTCCGAGGCCCTCGTGGGCGTCGACGGCGAGTGGCGCGGCATTCAGGTCAAAGCGATGCCCAAGGAGAAGCAGGTCATCGACTTCGAGCCAACCGAGCAACGGCGAGACTCACTCCCGGGGACTGGTGAGAATGCTGTGGACGCGGAGGTGCAGGCGTTCCAAGACGATATTGAAAGCCGAGCGACCGACAACGGACAACGCCCACCTGAGCAGACGCCAGCAGAGACTGATGGTGGCGCAGCGGGAGGTGACGGCGATGCGTGA
- the xseB gene encoding exodeoxyribonuclease VII small subunit, which produces MAKDPDIHDRLSRVEEIIEQLDTDECNLDEGTALNEEGQQLLDEVRSLLDDGSGDIVEIE; this is translated from the coding sequence GTGGCAAAAGATCCAGACATCCACGATCGGCTGAGTCGCGTCGAAGAGATCATTGAGCAACTCGACACGGACGAGTGCAACCTCGATGAAGGAACAGCACTCAACGAAGAAGGTCAGCAACTCCTTGACGAAGTACGCAGTCTCCTTGATGATGGAAGTGGGGACATCGTCGAGATCGAGTAG
- the xseA gene encoding exodeoxyribonuclease VII large subunit yields the protein MADAPDTERQAVEPDAREVLSVSQLNGRIASVVQDTPALNGVRCIGEVTDLHKNSTALYFTLTDGDAELPCMIWANRYREMDADLEDGTEVILEGDIDYWTEGGKIDLKPWEVIVVGDGDQAAAVERLRSELEERGWFDDEQKQQPPAFPERIGVVTSLRGDARYDIQNAIHGQDPTVDILVKDATVQGSNAPTSIANGIHHLDRSEDVDAIIVGRGGGSDSNLQAFNTERVAEAIFTANTPVVTAIGHTDDRLIADQVADVATITPTAAGEYIVNSRQEFLASEIEPLEQQLDAAYETFQQEHEHEQELAEAVGEATAPEGLPPIYYKAAIVMLLLLLLVITGLWLGVI from the coding sequence ATGGCGGACGCACCGGATACCGAACGGCAGGCGGTCGAACCCGATGCGAGAGAGGTCCTTAGCGTGTCCCAGCTGAACGGCCGAATCGCGTCGGTCGTCCAGGACACGCCTGCCCTCAACGGCGTCCGCTGTATCGGCGAAGTCACCGACCTTCACAAGAACAGCACGGCGCTCTACTTCACGCTCACCGACGGCGACGCCGAACTCCCCTGTATGATTTGGGCGAACCGTTACCGGGAGATGGACGCCGACCTCGAGGACGGGACCGAAGTCATCCTCGAAGGCGATATCGACTACTGGACAGAGGGCGGGAAAATCGACCTCAAACCGTGGGAGGTGATCGTCGTCGGCGACGGCGACCAGGCGGCTGCCGTCGAGCGACTGCGAAGCGAACTCGAAGAGCGTGGCTGGTTCGACGACGAGCAGAAACAGCAACCGCCGGCGTTCCCGGAGCGGATCGGCGTCGTCACGTCCCTTCGAGGAGACGCTCGGTACGACATCCAGAACGCGATCCACGGACAGGACCCCACCGTCGACATCCTGGTGAAGGACGCAACCGTCCAGGGGTCGAACGCGCCGACGTCCATCGCGAACGGCATTCACCATCTCGACCGCTCGGAGGACGTCGACGCCATCATCGTCGGTCGGGGCGGTGGGAGCGATTCGAACCTCCAAGCCTTCAACACCGAGCGGGTTGCGGAGGCGATCTTCACCGCGAATACCCCGGTGGTCACCGCGATTGGACACACCGATGACCGGCTCATCGCGGATCAGGTGGCGGACGTCGCGACGATCACGCCGACCGCCGCCGGCGAGTACATCGTGAACTCCCGCCAAGAGTTCCTTGCGAGTGAGATCGAGCCGCTGGAGCAACAGCTCGACGCCGCGTACGAGACCTTCCAGCAGGAGCACGAACACGAACAGGAGCTCGCCGAAGCAGTTGGTGAAGCGACCGCACCCGAGGGCCTCCCACCGATTTACTACAAGGCCGCGATCGTCATGCTGCTGTTGCTGTTATTGGTCATCACCGGGCTTTGGCTGGGGGTGATCTAA
- a CDS encoding magnesium transporter produces the protein MAEDLAEIQQEIAASSHPTAEFSQLSRSRQRDVFFLLPQTLQESLVEDLTGEELQRFVRRLDPDEVADVLGFADETTRTDVLQRLDEDRREKAEFLLEFSPESAAGLMHLDYVTVDATRDIDDVAHRVQRYEDRTGNVPTIFVTEDDELVGELPGQALAMADTDDVDLHDYVQETPAVTYDTPDTEVVDVLREHPESSVAVLDDDRTILGVIYAGDLLRVIEEEAGETLYEFTGVREEESILDGPLTKVRYRYKWLIINLGTAFLAAAAVGFFEDTIAAFTLLAVYMPVVAGMGGNAGTQSMAVTVRGIALEQVSLSTGRRAVINEIIAGGANGLITGVLVAAIASVFNQSPLLGLVLGVSMILNLIIAGFFGTTIPLVLERIGKDPATSATIFITTATDVLGFFIFLGLAQSVL, from the coding sequence ATGGCGGAGGATTTAGCAGAGATTCAGCAGGAGATTGCGGCTTCGTCCCATCCCACAGCAGAATTTAGCCAACTGAGTCGAAGTCGACAGCGGGACGTGTTCTTTCTGCTTCCACAGACACTTCAGGAATCGCTCGTCGAGGATCTGACCGGAGAAGAGCTCCAGCGATTCGTTCGCCGGCTCGACCCCGACGAGGTAGCTGACGTTCTCGGATTCGCGGACGAAACCACGAGAACAGACGTCCTGCAAAGACTCGACGAGGATCGCCGAGAGAAGGCCGAGTTCCTGCTCGAATTCAGTCCGGAGAGTGCTGCTGGCTTGATGCACCTGGACTACGTCACGGTCGATGCGACTAGGGATATCGACGACGTCGCCCACCGAGTACAGCGATACGAGGACCGAACGGGGAACGTGCCGACGATCTTCGTGACCGAGGACGACGAACTCGTCGGCGAACTTCCCGGGCAAGCGCTCGCGATGGCAGACACCGACGACGTCGACCTCCATGACTACGTCCAGGAAACGCCTGCTGTAACGTACGATACACCAGACACGGAGGTCGTCGACGTGCTCCGAGAGCATCCGGAGAGCTCAGTCGCAGTCCTCGACGACGACCGAACCATTCTAGGGGTTATCTACGCCGGAGACCTCCTCCGGGTCATCGAAGAGGAAGCCGGGGAGACGCTTTACGAATTCACCGGGGTTCGAGAAGAGGAGAGCATTCTCGACGGGCCACTCACGAAGGTTCGGTACCGGTACAAGTGGTTGATCATCAATCTCGGGACAGCGTTTCTTGCCGCTGCGGCGGTTGGCTTCTTCGAGGACACGATCGCTGCGTTCACGCTCCTGGCCGTGTACATGCCCGTCGTCGCCGGGATGGGTGGGAACGCCGGGACGCAGTCAATGGCGGTGACCGTCCGTGGCATCGCACTCGAACAGGTCTCGCTGTCGACCGGGCGTCGAGCGGTGATCAACGAAATCATCGCAGGTGGAGCGAACGGCCTCATCACCGGTGTCCTCGTCGCAGCGATAGCGTCGGTATTCAATCAGAGTCCGCTGCTGGGGCTCGTGCTCGGGGTCTCGATGATCCTGAACCTCATCATCGCCGGGTTCTTCGGAACGACGATTCCCCTGGTGCTCGAACGTATCGGCAAGGATCCCGCGACGTCGGCGACGATCTTCATCACGACGGCGACGGACGTTCTCGGGTTCTTCATCTTTCTCGGATTGGCGCAATCCGTTCTCTGA
- a CDS encoding cation:proton antiporter regulatory subunit, with the protein MTVYETDLPGVGRKFDLELADDSLASVVIHHDGRCELYKRPNREANGEKLLDLTGEEANKLGSILEGAYFESVNVDELTVPLGDAIIEWIDIPEDSPIAGQTLEESKIKRQTGTTVIAVQRDTETIPNPGADFELHSEDILVAIGTREEHAALDDLVERGP; encoded by the coding sequence ATGACCGTCTACGAGACCGACCTCCCCGGGGTTGGCCGCAAATTCGACCTTGAATTAGCTGATGACAGTCTTGCATCGGTCGTCATCCATCACGACGGCCGGTGTGAACTCTATAAACGGCCCAACCGTGAAGCGAACGGTGAGAAACTCCTTGACCTGACGGGAGAGGAAGCGAACAAACTCGGGTCGATCCTCGAAGGGGCGTACTTCGAGTCGGTGAACGTGGATGAACTAACCGTCCCGCTCGGTGACGCTATCATCGAATGGATCGACATCCCTGAGGACTCGCCTATCGCAGGACAGACACTCGAGGAAAGCAAAATCAAACGCCAAACAGGCACGACGGTAATCGCCGTTCAGCGGGATACCGAAACGATACCGAATCCGGGAGCTGATTTCGAACTCCACAGCGAGGATATCCTCGTTGCTATCGGGACACGTGAAGAGCACGCGGCTCTGGACGATTTGGTCGAACGCGGTCCCTGA
- a CDS encoding cation:proton antiporter, protein MATTSLILSAGIFLTVLTIGGLIAVRVGQSVIPAYILVGILIGPFAPSIGGVSLTVVDSTEFIRLLADLGVIFLLFFVGLELSLTSLIQKRSQFFRAGAIDVGVSFPLGIVVGLLFGFTLLESLFIGLIAFNSSTVIIAKSLLDLEWIVNPESEGILGVIVIEDVLTAAVFAILSAVLLGAADIASLGRTLGQAAIVLVVLTLFAYYGGEWLDRMFDIRSSELFLLGVLGVTTLVAGLGFAAGVSDAIVAFLVGLAFGQTSHVERIESKLAPSRDLFAAVFFFVIGLQTDPRLVLSVAGFVLVAVVVTVFGQIVSGFFAGRSFGLSIEQASRMASALAPRGEFSLVIAAFLVTAGTTDALRETIPAFTVGYVLLTSILGTILMRNAHLIERVARTFHTE, encoded by the coding sequence GTGGCTACGACGAGTCTCATACTTTCGGCTGGTATCTTTCTTACAGTCCTCACGATTGGTGGCTTGATTGCCGTTCGTGTCGGCCAGTCGGTCATCCCCGCGTACATCCTCGTCGGCATTCTCATTGGCCCGTTCGCGCCCTCGATCGGGGGTGTCTCTCTCACGGTAGTCGACTCGACGGAGTTCATCCGACTACTGGCCGATCTCGGTGTGATCTTCCTGCTGTTCTTCGTCGGCCTGGAGCTGAGCCTGACGTCGCTGATCCAGAAGCGCTCGCAGTTCTTCCGTGCCGGCGCAATCGACGTCGGCGTCAGTTTCCCGCTCGGTATCGTCGTCGGTCTTCTCTTTGGGTTCACCCTCCTCGAGTCACTGTTCATCGGGCTGATTGCGTTCAACTCGTCGACGGTCATTATCGCCAAATCCCTCCTTGACCTGGAGTGGATCGTTAATCCGGAGAGCGAAGGGATTCTCGGCGTGATAGTCATTGAAGACGTGCTCACCGCCGCTGTGTTCGCAATCCTCTCTGCTGTCCTCCTGGGCGCTGCCGACATTGCTTCACTCGGTCGGACACTCGGACAGGCAGCGATCGTGTTAGTGGTACTGACGCTGTTCGCCTACTACGGCGGTGAGTGGCTCGATAGAATGTTCGATATCCGGTCGAGCGAACTATTCCTCCTCGGCGTCCTCGGTGTGACTACGCTCGTGGCCGGTCTCGGTTTCGCTGCCGGTGTCAGTGACGCTATCGTGGCGTTCCTCGTCGGCCTGGCGTTTGGACAGACATCGCACGTCGAGCGTATCGAGAGTAAACTCGCCCCGAGCCGTGACCTCTTCGCGGCGGTGTTCTTCTTCGTCATCGGTCTCCAGACCGATCCGCGACTCGTGCTCTCGGTCGCGGGGTTCGTTCTTGTTGCCGTCGTCGTCACGGTGTTCGGGCAGATTGTGAGTGGGTTCTTCGCCGGTCGGAGCTTCGGTCTCTCGATTGAGCAGGCATCGAGGATGGCGAGTGCGCTCGCTCCCCGCGGGGAGTTCTCGCTGGTGATCGCCGCGTTCCTCGTCACTGCGGGGACCACAGACGCTCTCAGGGAAACGATCCCGGCGTTCACCGTCGGGTACGTCCTGCTCACGAGTATCCTCGGCACGATACTCATGCGGAACGCACATCTCATCGAACGGGTAGCACGTACGTTCCACACCGAGTGA
- a CDS encoding cation:proton antiporter regulatory subunit — MKVFETQLPGVGRRYQISFPDGGVFTIVVHNDGKRSAFWRDEPDADGEELFTTNERDAEKIAEIFEGVFFDPVSDDLDDALSGARIKWVAIPDDSPVVGRTIGDVGIRTQTGVSVLAVERGGQTIANPTPDTQLLTDDVLVVVGDDDAHQALEELLSKPK, encoded by the coding sequence ATGAAGGTTTTCGAGACACAGCTCCCCGGCGTCGGACGACGTTACCAGATCTCGTTTCCCGACGGAGGAGTCTTCACGATCGTCGTCCACAACGACGGAAAACGAAGCGCCTTTTGGCGAGATGAACCGGACGCCGACGGCGAGGAACTGTTCACGACGAATGAGCGCGACGCAGAGAAGATTGCGGAGATATTCGAAGGCGTCTTTTTCGATCCCGTCTCCGACGACCTCGACGACGCGCTCTCGGGCGCTCGAATCAAATGGGTGGCCATCCCAGATGATTCACCGGTTGTCGGACGGACGATTGGCGATGTCGGTATTCGGACCCAGACGGGTGTCTCTGTCCTTGCTGTCGAACGCGGTGGACAGACGATCGCGAATCCGACACCAGACACACAGCTACTAACAGATGACGTTCTGGTCGTCGTCGGTGATGACGACGCACACCAAGCGCTCGAAGAGCTGCTCTCGAAACCCAAATAG
- a CDS encoding ion transporter, which yields MAMDPSRPPKERVYLLLDGRHRESWLSLGTNLFIMALIVLNVATFIAGTVSWIGARYGQLFAAFDVFAVGVFTVEYLLRVWSCTVDERYSSPIRGRIRFMLSPYALIDLIAIFPFYLPIVLGEQGAERMLRIFRLFRLLKIARYSNSLTLITNVFRRKSEELLITVLVMSIWLVFVSSLMYYVERAAQPEVFSSIPAAIWWGIVTLTTVGYGDVVPVTPVGRALGATVALLGIALFALPAGIVASGFVEELERRRQGPQYCPHCGEEVDDLIDEPPKSHVHDELEQKQ from the coding sequence ATGGCGATGGATCCGTCTCGGCCGCCGAAAGAGCGTGTCTACCTTCTGCTCGACGGGAGGCATAGAGAAAGTTGGCTCTCTTTGGGGACGAATCTCTTCATTATGGCACTTATCGTCCTCAACGTCGCGACGTTTATTGCGGGGACGGTGTCATGGATCGGTGCCCGATACGGCCAGCTCTTCGCTGCCTTCGACGTGTTCGCTGTTGGTGTGTTCACGGTCGAGTACCTCCTCCGCGTCTGGTCGTGTACGGTCGACGAGCGCTACTCGAGCCCGATTCGTGGTCGTATCCGGTTCATGCTCTCCCCCTACGCGCTTATCGACCTAATCGCGATCTTCCCGTTCTACCTCCCGATCGTGCTCGGAGAGCAGGGTGCAGAACGGATGCTTCGGATCTTCCGGCTGTTCCGACTGCTGAAGATTGCGCGATACTCGAATTCGCTGACGCTGATCACGAACGTTTTCCGGCGAAAATCGGAGGAATTGCTGATCACCGTCCTCGTGATGAGCATCTGGTTGGTCTTCGTTTCTAGCCTCATGTACTATGTCGAGCGGGCCGCACAGCCCGAGGTGTTTTCCAGCATTCCGGCCGCAATCTGGTGGGGCATCGTCACGCTGACGACAGTGGGATACGGCGACGTCGTCCCCGTGACACCAGTCGGACGTGCACTCGGGGCGACAGTCGCACTCCTCGGTATTGCGCTGTTTGCACTCCCTGCTGGTATCGTCGCATCTGGATTTGTCGAGGAACTGGAGCGCCGACGGCAAGGACCACAGTATTGTCCTCACTGCGGCGAGGAAGTCGACGATCTCATCGACGAACCTCCCAAATCCCATGTTCACGACGAACTGGAACAAAAACAGTGA
- a CDS encoding cyclic nucleotide-binding/CBS domain-containing protein: MIPFYIGAVMRKRAVELEKERKAARAVEKLTESDTDLVVVTENGEPLGVFAHTEVVELVDDETGVSATSLGDCPLSPVVTVDESESLETAAAMMKENNLRYLLVTKANEIVGYLTDREISKAVAKSEGKSSK, encoded by the coding sequence ATGATTCCATTTTACATTGGAGCAGTTATGCGCAAGCGGGCAGTGGAACTGGAGAAGGAGCGGAAGGCTGCCCGGGCAGTTGAGAAGCTGACCGAATCGGACACTGATTTAGTGGTTGTGACGGAGAATGGCGAACCGCTTGGTGTCTTCGCCCATACGGAGGTGGTTGAGTTAGTCGATGATGAGACGGGTGTCTCCGCTACGTCACTTGGAGACTGTCCACTATCACCGGTCGTGACGGTCGACGAATCGGAGAGCCTCGAGACAGCGGCCGCGATGATGAAAGAAAATAACCTGCGGTATCTGCTCGTCACGAAGGCGAATGAGATCGTTGGTTACCTCACTGATCGTGAAATCTCCAAAGCAGTCGCGAAGTCTGAGGGTAAGTCATCCAAGTAG
- a CDS encoding cation:proton antiporter — MIGLLQTGSLPFATDFAVIIITAVLLSYIARLTGQPTIVAYIFTGLVLGPVFLNVVSQSELVVLMSELGLGFLLFLIGMKMRIDDIREILRPIVNIAIWQTILQTALAFVVAFALGFTLLETTIIALATVFGATPIIVKLLSDKDELATLPGKIDVGVLIIQDIYLVILLAVLSADSLSNPQEIAVSVGTILLLMSGIGIVSYLSARYLLPSLFRAVADDRRAFFIVGIAWAFVFILGTEQLDLSLEVGAFLAGLSLAQVPYTSELTERVRPITDFFMVVFFTSIGLQLAADNLLAYWVEALIASAALMVGNFLIIFYLIDREQFTPETSFIGSLNMAQVSEFSLVVGALAVTQGFIDASILGYLSLMAIVTMSLSTYLINYNYEIYERIKPYLARFESEEKQDVDLHVYRDHAVVVGYDEIIRAALPLLQEHFRDVVVVDRNPAHAEIHQSADYEYIYGDFKHGEIRNGAGLKRAAFVLSSTVEPDINRILLKEVGDETVVFAEAESTEDAADLYDRGAQYVILSTALTSEKLADHLRRYFNEPEEFWSVVDSDIGHLRWVRGEFDG; from the coding sequence GTGATTGGGCTTCTCCAGACTGGGTCACTCCCCTTTGCAACGGACTTTGCGGTCATTATCATCACAGCGGTACTACTGAGTTACATCGCCCGATTGACGGGCCAGCCGACGATCGTCGCGTACATCTTTACCGGGCTCGTTCTCGGCCCAGTCTTCCTCAACGTCGTTTCCCAATCGGAACTCGTAGTCTTGATGAGCGAGCTCGGACTCGGATTTCTCCTCTTCCTCATCGGGATGAAGATGCGTATCGACGACATCCGCGAGATCCTCCGTCCCATCGTCAACATCGCTATCTGGCAGACAATTCTCCAGACTGCACTCGCATTCGTCGTCGCTTTCGCGCTGGGATTCACGCTACTCGAAACGACGATTATCGCGTTAGCGACCGTCTTCGGGGCGACACCGATCATCGTGAAACTGCTTTCCGACAAAGATGAACTAGCGACACTTCCGGGAAAGATCGACGTCGGTGTCCTCATCATTCAGGACATCTATCTCGTCATTCTCCTCGCGGTTCTGAGCGCCGACTCACTCTCGAATCCCCAAGAAATCGCCGTCAGCGTCGGGACGATACTCCTGTTGATGAGTGGGATCGGCATCGTCTCGTATCTCTCCGCACGGTATCTCCTCCCGTCGCTGTTCAGGGCCGTCGCCGACGACAGACGGGCGTTTTTCATCGTCGGTATCGCATGGGCGTTTGTCTTCATTCTCGGGACCGAACAGCTCGACCTCTCACTCGAAGTCGGTGCGTTTCTCGCAGGACTAAGTCTCGCACAGGTTCCATACACGAGCGAACTCACGGAGCGAGTTCGGCCGATCACCGACTTCTTTATGGTCGTGTTCTTCACCAGCATTGGCCTCCAGCTCGCTGCGGATAACCTCCTGGCCTACTGGGTGGAAGCGTTGATCGCATCGGCCGCACTTATGGTCGGAAACTTCCTGATCATCTTCTATCTCATCGACCGCGAACAGTTCACGCCGGAAACGTCGTTCATCGGGAGCCTCAATATGGCTCAGGTGAGCGAGTTCTCGCTCGTCGTCGGCGCTCTTGCAGTTACTCAGGGTTTCATCGACGCGTCGATACTGGGGTACCTCAGCCTGATGGCGATCGTCACGATGAGTCTCTCGACGTACCTCATTAACTACAACTACGAGATTTACGAGCGGATCAAGCCGTATCTAGCACGTTTTGAGAGCGAGGAAAAACAGGATGTCGATCTCCACGTCTATCGAGATCACGCCGTCGTCGTCGGATACGACGAGATTATTCGTGCCGCATTACCGTTACTCCAGGAGCACTTCAGGGATGTCGTCGTCGTCGATCGGAATCCAGCCCACGCAGAGATCCATCAGTCCGCCGATTACGAGTACATCTACGGCGATTTCAAACACGGCGAGATCCGAAACGGCGCCGGACTCAAGCGAGCCGCGTTCGTGTTGAGTTCGACAGTCGAACCAGATATCAACCGAATCCTCCTCAAGGAGGTTGGGGACGAGACGGTCGTCTTCGCCGAGGCCGAGTCAACAGAAGACGCAGCGGACCTATACGACCGCGGTGCCCAATACGTCATCCTCAGTACCGCCCTCACAAGTGAAAAACTGGCCGACCACCTGCGTCGGTATTTCAACGAACCGGAGGAGTTCTGGTCGGTGGTAGACAGCGACATTGGCCACCTCCGCTGGGTCCGAGGTGAGTTCGATGGTTGA